The following proteins are encoded in a genomic region of Acidobacteriota bacterium:
- a CDS encoding right-handed parallel beta-helix repeat-containing protein, whose amino-acid sequence MRFFYIGAFFLLSSATFFLTGVSSQSIVTDDLLTETNRFQKAPDLAMLSEAIKDVAGHDVIASPGSTLTKLVSSGPGEENDFFGLDVAIDGDTAVVGSYNERTGPYRMGAAHVYVWNGSSWGHQQKLNPPPTSSGMDFGRSVGISGDTIIIGAPTRSCGASAPDCGSVYFFQRSGTTWTEQQRLSVSDFESVHLFGSEVAISGDTAVAAAKENLISGLSPGVVYFLQRSGSVWTEVQRVTHGGNTNDGFGYSIAVDGNTAAIGFPAFANSIGGVCVYERGGSAWGQTACLLPNEPNQGCFGEAVSISGSSLLVGAPCSQPGSVGGAGYVFVKEVGNGWQQQAKLTAPDAVSPDGLGIAGAIDGDRVILGAWFNNSERGAAYTFSRCLADWAFEEKLVAPDAALGDHLGRSVAIFENKAIMGAPRAEIGGIDDQGAAYTVAIGSELCDISIVVNRTTDESDDDIDDDVCDIDENTLEQECTLRAAIETANAKAGRDIISFDISGGGVKTISPGSTLPLIDESVSINASTQPGYVSSPLIQIVGGSGANPALGLVAGSDNSRIKGLSITGFETGIAIHSWGNSIESCYLGLKADGTAPTSGQQAFGAVLVNGASNNIIGGTDAIEGNTIGNLSTGIGFFGGAGSNRVLNNKIGTNAAGNTSMPNEVGVLINGANGNKIGEAGDGNLISGNLYGVEIYNASATFVRGNNIGTDVSGTTAIPNYIGVVIELAGNNKVGDVTTADGNLISGNDAYGVALFSNTANNIIAGNNIGTKANGTEVLGNGAFGIIISEGANANTIDNNVIGGHTLALQAGGIVTTSDAGAANRIIDNHIGVVRGGTTGIPNNIGIKIFANGQIVGEQGHPNTICNSSEAGVFIASTASTDATGNLVQYNLIGTDGTQSIGEQTIGVAIAGASGNTVAFNVIANNEAGVAIIDGASENIVNGNKIGTAANGVTPFPNFLGVAVDASQDNTIKDNLVSGNDYGIFIGNSEEVAGKRKVSPRSALRRSPSGSSTYATGNKLSGNIVGLNADQTAPILSGVGIWVGQNARANIVGTADGGRNVIAGNSSFGLVIGTLVSNPPADVRPRDNIVQRNLIGISANGEAFSNSIGIVLSQTSGNTIGGASEDLGNTIVASVSDGIGIADANGITIINNLIGILSSSVFSPGGNQRASGAGTTYGNGRHGIYVNNAADNTIGIAGGGNMIAGNQGDGIKVENSDSTQILANMIGVYQEQAITLAKANSGNGINVANSNGTVIGGVDNNLSNMIAANTKAALLIDQASQLVIVKNNLMGTVIRQLGQLNAERNLGSAGQNFGNGLGGIKITNGSTLNTIGGTEANSGNIIANNGGDGIEISNSPGNIIGGAGVGNTIAANTGNGISIVGSSAVGNVLTGNLIGTTASAPVLERKRMRGSTLGNGGHGVYVQDAPNTQIGQAGTGGGNKIFDNSLAGIKVHSPTGTFPLGAQMFVSSNDVSFNLEEGMMITVAHDALHIVQDNTFEGNGKAGIDLADSDNNSVTQNVVSANGEAGVVLTGPVTARNNVRGNIIAENVSHGVNITNGANTNNIGGPASGEGNTIRNNGGSGIYLSPTAGSGNNLDPNSIYGNALRGIDIGGDGHTPNDPTDADTGPNNFQNYPEIMSTQVINNELFVTFRIDSAPAYSSYGMNGIYVEFFKADANSEGERFLGSTHYTLDDYNSLVPGIKTVNLGDLTTLGINGTDAITSTATDANGNTSEFTPRFGPTSAGVNVSGRVTTADGAGLRNAIVSITDMAGNISTARTGSFGYYKFEDVPAGGTYVIAVTSKRFSFTPRIVTIGESVTDIDFVANY is encoded by the coding sequence ATGCGTTTTTTCTACATCGGAGCATTCTTTCTGCTTTCATCGGCCACCTTTTTTCTGACGGGAGTCTCGTCGCAGTCTATCGTCACGGACGACCTCCTCACAGAAACAAATAGATTTCAGAAGGCCCCAGATCTCGCTATGCTTTCCGAAGCGATCAAAGATGTTGCGGGACATGACGTGATTGCTTCGCCGGGTTCGACGCTTACGAAGCTAGTGTCTAGCGGCCCCGGCGAGGAAAATGATTTCTTCGGATTGGATGTGGCGATCGATGGGGACACGGCCGTTGTTGGATCTTACAACGAAAGAACGGGACCGTATAGGATGGGCGCGGCGCATGTGTATGTCTGGAATGGATCGAGTTGGGGGCATCAGCAGAAGTTAAATCCTCCGCCAACCTCATCGGGTATGGATTTTGGCCGATCGGTAGGAATTTCGGGCGATACGATAATCATCGGTGCTCCAACTCGTAGCTGTGGAGCTTCCGCCCCAGATTGTGGGTCCGTCTATTTCTTTCAGCGCAGCGGCACGACTTGGACCGAACAACAAAGGCTTAGTGTAAGCGATTTTGAATCAGTTCATCTCTTCGGCTCGGAGGTTGCCATCTCCGGCGACACGGCCGTCGCTGCAGCAAAGGAGAACTTGATCAGTGGTCTTTCTCCGGGTGTGGTCTACTTTTTACAGAGGAGCGGCTCGGTTTGGACAGAAGTTCAAAGGGTTACACATGGTGGAAACACCAACGATGGCTTTGGCTACAGCATCGCTGTCGATGGAAACACGGCGGCCATTGGCTTCCCTGCCTTTGCAAATTCCATCGGCGGAGTTTGTGTTTACGAGAGAGGCGGATCAGCTTGGGGCCAAACCGCCTGCCTTTTGCCGAACGAACCAAACCAAGGCTGCTTCGGCGAAGCCGTGTCGATTTCCGGAAGTTCGCTTCTGGTCGGTGCTCCGTGCTCGCAGCCGGGCTCCGTCGGGGGAGCCGGATATGTCTTCGTCAAAGAAGTGGGGAATGGCTGGCAGCAGCAGGCAAAGCTGACGGCGCCAGACGCGGTTTCGCCCGACGGCCTTGGCATTGCCGGGGCGATAGACGGTGACCGGGTGATATTGGGGGCATGGTTCAATAATAGTGAAAGAGGGGCCGCCTATACATTTAGCCGATGCCTAGCGGATTGGGCATTTGAGGAAAAGCTGGTAGCCCCTGACGCCGCTCTCGGCGATCATCTCGGCCGAAGTGTCGCCATTTTTGAAAACAAAGCGATCATGGGCGCACCACGTGCCGAAATCGGCGGCATCGATGACCAAGGCGCCGCTTACACCGTAGCCATAGGGTCCGAGCTGTGCGATATTTCGATTGTCGTCAATCGCACCACAGACGAATCCGACGACGATATCGACGACGACGTCTGCGACATCGACGAAAATACCCTCGAACAGGAATGTACGCTTCGCGCGGCCATCGAGACAGCAAATGCAAAGGCCGGCCGTGACATAATCTCATTTGACATTTCGGGCGGCGGTGTCAAAACGATCTCGCCGGGCAGCACTCTGCCATTGATCGACGAATCGGTCTCCATCAACGCCTCAACACAGCCCGGTTATGTGTCTAGCCCATTGATACAGATCGTTGGCGGGTCCGGTGCAAATCCCGCACTCGGCCTCGTTGCCGGCAGCGACAACTCGCGTATCAAGGGACTTTCTATCACAGGTTTCGAGACCGGAATTGCCATTCACAGTTGGGGCAATAGTATCGAGAGTTGTTATCTGGGATTGAAAGCTGACGGTACTGCACCAACATCAGGCCAGCAAGCCTTCGGTGCGGTATTGGTAAATGGAGCTTCGAATAACATCATCGGCGGTACCGACGCGATCGAAGGGAATACTATCGGCAACCTCTCGACCGGCATCGGATTTTTCGGAGGAGCCGGCTCAAACCGTGTCCTCAATAACAAGATCGGAACTAACGCTGCCGGCAACACGAGTATGCCGAACGAGGTAGGCGTTCTGATCAACGGGGCGAATGGCAACAAGATCGGCGAGGCCGGCGACGGCAATCTGATCTCAGGAAATCTATACGGAGTTGAAATATATAACGCTTCAGCGACATTCGTCAGAGGAAATAATATTGGGACTGACGTATCTGGCACTACGGCGATTCCGAATTATATCGGTGTCGTTATTGAGTTAGCCGGCAACAATAAGGTCGGCGACGTTACGACCGCCGACGGTAACCTGATCTCCGGAAACGACGCATACGGCGTCGCCCTTTTTTCCAATACAGCGAACAACATTATCGCCGGAAACAACATCGGCACAAAGGCGAACGGCACCGAGGTTCTGGGAAACGGGGCGTTCGGCATCATCATCTCCGAGGGAGCAAACGCGAACACCATCGATAACAACGTAATCGGAGGCCATACGTTGGCCCTACAAGCTGGCGGAATTGTGACTACCTCAGATGCCGGAGCCGCAAACAGGATCATAGATAATCACATCGGAGTGGTCCGCGGCGGCACGACCGGAATACCAAATAATATTGGTATCAAGATCTTTGCCAATGGCCAGATCGTCGGCGAGCAAGGCCACCCGAACACGATCTGTAATAGCTCGGAAGCCGGAGTCTTTATCGCGAGTACCGCGTCAACGGACGCGACCGGAAACCTTGTTCAATATAATCTGATCGGTACCGACGGGACGCAGTCGATCGGCGAGCAGACGATAGGCGTAGCTATCGCCGGGGCCTCGGGAAACACGGTCGCCTTCAACGTGATCGCGAACAATGAGGCCGGAGTTGCGATCATTGACGGCGCGAGCGAAAACATCGTTAATGGCAACAAGATCGGCACGGCGGCCAATGGCGTTACTCCTTTCCCAAACTTTCTGGGTGTAGCGGTCGATGCATCTCAGGACAACACCATAAAAGACAATCTCGTGTCCGGTAACGATTACGGCATCTTTATCGGTAATTCGGAGGAAGTTGCGGGCAAAAGGAAAGTATCGCCTAGATCTGCCCTTCGGCGGTCTCCATCGGGCTCTTCAACATACGCGACCGGCAACAAACTTTCAGGCAATATCGTCGGCCTCAACGCCGATCAAACCGCTCCGATATTAAGCGGTGTCGGAATATGGGTGGGCCAGAATGCTCGTGCGAATATCGTCGGGACTGCGGACGGCGGGCGCAACGTCATTGCCGGAAATTCCAGCTTCGGCTTGGTCATTGGAACACTCGTAAGTAACCCGCCCGCGGATGTCCGTCCGAGGGACAACATAGTTCAAAGAAATCTGATCGGCATTTCCGCAAACGGAGAAGCGTTTTCGAACAGCATCGGTATCGTTCTGTCGCAAACGTCCGGAAATACTATCGGAGGGGCAAGTGAGGATCTAGGAAACACGATCGTCGCGTCGGTATCCGATGGAATAGGCATCGCCGATGCAAATGGCATTACCATTATCAATAACCTTATCGGCATATTGTCTTCTTCAGTTTTTAGTCCGGGGGGAAATCAACGGGCGTCAGGGGCCGGCACGACGTACGGCAATGGCAGACACGGGATCTATGTGAATAACGCGGCAGACAACACGATCGGCATTGCCGGAGGCGGCAATATGATTGCCGGAAATCAAGGTGACGGCATCAAGGTCGAAAACTCCGATTCGACCCAGATCCTTGCCAATATGATCGGAGTGTACCAGGAACAAGCGATCACACTCGCAAAGGCAAATTCCGGGAACGGGATCAACGTGGCAAACTCCAATGGCACTGTAATTGGAGGTGTTGATAACAATTTGTCTAACATGATCGCCGCGAATACTAAGGCCGCTCTTCTCATTGACCAGGCTTCGCAATTGGTCATAGTTAAGAACAACCTAATGGGCACGGTGATCAGACAGCTCGGCCAATTAAATGCAGAGAGAAACTTGGGCTCGGCAGGGCAGAACTTTGGGAACGGTCTTGGCGGGATCAAGATCACCAATGGTTCAACTCTCAATACCATCGGTGGAACTGAAGCGAACTCCGGAAACATTATCGCAAATAACGGCGGGGACGGTATCGAAATATCAAACTCACCCGGAAACATCATTGGCGGAGCCGGAGTTGGCAACACCATCGCCGCAAATACCGGAAATGGGATCTCGATAGTGGGATCGTCAGCGGTGGGCAATGTTTTGACCGGCAACTTGATCGGTACGACCGCATCGGCTCCCGTCCTTGAACGCAAACGGATGCGGGGGAGTACGTTGGGAAATGGAGGCCACGGGGTCTATGTTCAGGATGCTCCCAACACCCAGATCGGTCAGGCGGGGACTGGCGGAGGTAACAAGATATTCGACAACTCTCTTGCGGGGATCAAGGTACACAGCCCGACCGGCACCTTCCCGTTGGGTGCCCAGATGTTCGTTAGCAGTAACGATGTCTCGTTCAATCTCGAGGAGGGCATGATGATCACCGTCGCACACGACGCTCTACACATCGTACAGGACAATACCTTCGAAGGTAATGGAAAGGCAGGTATCGACCTGGCCGATTCAGACAATAATTCTGTGACTCAAAATGTTGTCTCCGCCAATGGCGAAGCAGGCGTCGTCTTGACGGGGCCGGTAACCGCTCGGAATAACGTTCGGGGCAACATTATTGCCGAGAACGTCAGCCACGGCGTGAACATTACGAACGGAGCGAACACAAACAATATCGGCGGCCCTGCTTCCGGCGAAGGCAATACGATCCGGAATAATGGCGGGTCTGGTATCTACCTTAGCCCCACGGCTGGTTCCGGAAACAACCTTGACCCAAACAGTATTTATGGAAACGCTCTCCGAGGCATCGATATCGGCGGCGATGGCCACACGCCGAACGATCCGACTGACGCTGACACAGGGCCGAACAATTTTCAGAATTACCCGGAGATCATGTCGACCCAAGTGATAAACAACGAACTTTTCGTCACTTTTCGTATCGATTCTGCACCGGCATATTCGTCTTACGGAATGAATGGCATTTACGTCGAATTTTTCAAGGCAGATGCCAACAGCGAGGGCGAGCGGTTCCTCGGATCGACGCACTATACGCTGGACGATTACAATTCGCTGGTTCCGGGGATCAAAACCGTAAATCTCGGTGATCTGACCACTCTTGGGATCAACGGTACCGACGCGATCACCTCAACCGCCACTGACGCAAACGGCAACACGTCCGAGTTCACACCTCGTTTTGGGCCGACGTCAGCGGGCGTGAACGTCTCAGGACGAGTGACGACCGCTGACGGAGCCGGTCTGCGGAACGCTATCGTTTCCATCACCGATATGGCGGGCAACATCAGCACCGCGCGGACGGGTTCGTTCGGCTATTACAAATTCGAGGACGTTCCCGCCGGCGGGACCTATGTGATCGCTGTTACGTCCAAAAGGTTCAGCTTTACACCGCGAATAGTCACGATCGGCGAAAGTGTGACCGATATCGACTTCGTCGCTAATTACTGA
- a CDS encoding DoxX family protein → MSVDAIIKELPALFSALFVAILFIQSGLDKVFDWKGNLEWLTGHFSKTFLSRFVWIMLAKITIAELLTGSLAAAGIIYFFAAGSTLLIFYASILGTASITALFFGQRVAKDYAGAAVLVPYFILLIAMMYLTIPKA, encoded by the coding sequence ATGTCCGTCGATGCGATCATCAAAGAACTCCCCGCACTTTTCTCGGCCCTGTTCGTGGCGATACTGTTCATCCAGTCGGGCCTCGACAAGGTCTTCGATTGGAAAGGCAATCTCGAGTGGCTCACCGGCCATTTCTCGAAAACATTTTTAAGCCGCTTTGTCTGGATAATGCTCGCAAAGATCACGATCGCCGAACTGCTGACCGGATCGCTCGCTGCGGCCGGCATCATATATTTCTTCGCCGCAGGTTCGACGTTGCTCATCTTTTACGCCTCGATCCTCGGAACCGCTTCGATCACCGCCCTTTTCTTCGGCCAGCGTGTCGCCAAGGACTACGCCGGAGCCGCCGTCCTTGTGCCATATTTCATCCTCCTGATCGCGATGATGTATCTGACAATTCCCAAGGCCTAG
- a CDS encoding aminopeptidase P N-terminal domain-containing protein: MRAQLKRFIEAMDENSIAIIPAAHEAVRSYDTEYKFRQDSDFWYLTGFPEPDAIAVIDPSAKKPYTLYVRPRDPLMETWFGRRQGVEGAVKNYGADKAVSIDKFEADLGKLLDGHDKLYYRFALDSALDQKILHYLSNQRQRRLKTAYPPHTIVDPTVIIGEMRLHKNAKEIEQMQIAADIAAEAHILAMKKVKPGMNEGQVESLMEAYMRDKGASGVAYNSIIGGGDNATILHYVENNMPLKDGDLILIDAGAEFEGYASDITRTFPVNGKFSPAQREVYDVVLDVQLQCIEYTKTGNTVKGRQDFSIELLTEGMKKLGLLKGKTKDLIKKKSYMKYYMHGVGHYLGLDVHDAGRYFTDQQAKNSKPFAPGMVLTVEPGLYIPPDDKTAPAKYRGIGIRIEDDVVVTKDGNLNLTSKVTKDPDEIEALMQKPARK; this comes from the coding sequence ATGCGAGCACAACTAAAGCGATTTATCGAGGCAATGGACGAAAATTCAATCGCGATCATTCCGGCGGCACACGAAGCGGTACGCAGCTACGATACCGAATACAAATTCCGCCAGGACTCCGATTTTTGGTACCTGACCGGCTTTCCCGAACCGGACGCGATCGCCGTGATCGACCCGAGTGCAAAGAAGCCGTATACGCTGTATGTGCGTCCCCGCGACCCGCTGATGGAGACGTGGTTCGGCCGCCGTCAGGGCGTCGAAGGTGCCGTCAAGAATTACGGTGCGGACAAGGCCGTGTCGATCGACAAGTTCGAGGCGGATCTGGGCAAATTGCTCGACGGGCACGACAAACTCTATTACCGTTTCGCTCTCGACTCGGCTCTCGATCAGAAGATCCTACATTACCTGTCGAATCAGCGTCAGCGGCGGCTCAAGACCGCATATCCGCCGCACACCATCGTCGATCCGACCGTCATCATCGGCGAAATGCGTCTGCACAAGAATGCCAAAGAGATCGAACAGATGCAGATCGCCGCTGACATCGCTGCCGAAGCACACATTCTGGCGATGAAAAAGGTCAAACCGGGCATGAACGAGGGCCAGGTCGAGTCATTGATGGAAGCATATATGCGCGACAAGGGCGCCAGCGGCGTGGCCTATAATTCGATCATTGGCGGCGGCGACAACGCGACCATTCTGCACTACGTCGAGAACAATATGCCGCTCAAGGACGGCGATCTGATCCTTATCGACGCCGGAGCCGAATTCGAAGGTTACGCATCGGACATCACGCGAACATTTCCGGTAAATGGCAAATTTTCGCCGGCTCAGCGTGAGGTCTATGACGTTGTTCTCGATGTCCAACTCCAGTGTATCGAATACACCAAGACCGGAAACACGGTCAAAGGCCGGCAGGATTTCTCGATCGAACTGCTGACCGAAGGAATGAAAAAGCTCGGCCTTCTCAAAGGCAAGACCAAGGACCTGATAAAGAAAAAGTCCTACATGAAATACTACATGCACGGCGTCGGCCACTATCTCGGCCTCGATGTTCATGACGCCGGAAGGTATTTCACCGATCAGCAGGCGAAAAACTCGAAGCCGTTTGCTCCGGGAATGGTCTTGACCGTCGAACCAGGCCTTTACATCCCGCCCGATGACAAGACCGCACCGGCCAAATATCGCGGCATCGGCATCCGAATCGAGGACGATGTGGTCGTTACGAAAGACGGCAACCTAAATCTCACGTCGAAAGTGACAAAGGACCCGGACGAGATCGAAGCCCTAATGCAGAAGCCCGCACGTAAGTAA
- a CDS encoding radical SAM protein, protein MTENARVLRITEIFLSIQGESSHAGRPCSFVRLTGCPMRCVWCDSEYTFTGGERLPFDDIFAKLDGYGCSLVEVTGGEPLAQRSAFPFITELCDRGYEVLIETGGYVSTEDVDPRAKIILDIKCPASGEAERNHWPNLFRLRPDLDEVKFVVADIADWEFAKETIARYDLASLTKEILISPIHGIDMRPIAESVAKSGLPVRFNLQIHKYVWGADVHGV, encoded by the coding sequence ATGACCGAAAACGCCCGCGTCCTGCGAATAACCGAAATTTTCCTGTCGATCCAGGGCGAATCGTCGCACGCCGGGCGGCCGTGTTCGTTCGTGCGTCTGACCGGGTGTCCGATGCGTTGCGTTTGGTGCGACAGCGAATATACATTCACCGGCGGCGAGCGTCTGCCGTTCGACGATATCTTTGCGAAACTCGATGGATACGGCTGCAGCCTCGTTGAGGTGACGGGCGGTGAACCGCTTGCTCAGAGGTCGGCTTTTCCGTTCATCACCGAACTTTGCGACCGCGGATATGAAGTGCTCATCGAGACCGGAGGCTATGTTTCGACCGAAGACGTCGATCCGCGTGCGAAGATCATCCTTGACATAAAATGCCCGGCGTCAGGCGAGGCTGAGCGGAACCACTGGCCCAATCTCTTTCGCCTGCGGCCCGACCTCGACGAAGTAAAATTCGTCGTTGCTGACATCGCTGATTGGGAATTTGCGAAAGAGACGATAGCGAGATACGATCTGGCTTCGCTAACAAAGGAGATCCTTATTTCGCCCATCCACGGCATCGACATGCGACCCATTGCTGAGTCGGTCGCGAAGAGCGGTCTGCCAGTTCGTTTCAATTTGCAGATACACAAATACGTTTGGGGAGCGGATGTTCATGGCGTGTAG
- the queC gene encoding 7-cyano-7-deazaguanine synthase QueC: MACSSIVLVSGGMDSCVTAAMARSENDELAFLHISYGQRTEARERKAFNDIADHYGIRQRLDVSIEYLAKIGGSSLTDANNAVTEADLASTKIPTSYVPFRNANMLAIATSWAEVIGASSIYIGAVAEDSSGYPDCQPEFYAAFQKTIDTGTKPDTRIEIRTPIIELSKAEIVQKGIDLDAPLHLTWSCYRSEQLACGTCDSCALRLRGFKLAGVTDPINYSGS, encoded by the coding sequence ATGGCGTGTAGTTCTATCGTTTTGGTTTCAGGCGGAATGGATTCGTGCGTAACGGCGGCGATGGCGCGATCTGAAAATGACGAACTGGCGTTCCTTCACATTTCATATGGACAGCGAACTGAGGCGAGAGAACGAAAGGCGTTCAACGACATCGCCGATCATTACGGCATTAGGCAACGGCTAGATGTTTCGATCGAATATCTCGCCAAGATCGGCGGTTCTTCGCTGACCGACGCGAATAACGCCGTCACTGAGGCCGACCTTGCATCGACCAAAATTCCGACCAGTTATGTCCCGTTTCGCAATGCAAATATGCTCGCGATCGCGACCAGCTGGGCCGAAGTGATCGGTGCAAGCTCGATCTACATCGGAGCCGTGGCCGAAGACTCAAGCGGTTATCCCGATTGCCAGCCCGAATTTTACGCGGCGTTCCAAAAGACAATAGACACCGGCACAAAACCTGACACGCGTATCGAGATCCGTACGCCCATCATTGAACTTTCGAAAGCCGAGATCGTTCAAAAGGGAATCGACCTCGACGCACCGCTGCATCTGACGTGGTCATGCTACCGCAGCGAGCAGCTTGCGTGCGGCACGTGTGATTCGTGTGCGTTGAGGCTGCGTGGTTTCAAGCTGGCAGGTGTGACGGATCCTATCAATTATTCCGGTTCCTGA
- a CDS encoding insulinase family protein, whose protein sequence is MKEEIQQTRLDNGLTILTDRMPGVRSATLGFFFRVGSRQEPLELNGISHFIEHTVFKGTAKRTALDIAIEQDRLGGNLDAFTSHEETGFAIKVIDDQLPRAFDLIADMLVNPRFDEADLKAEQKVIIEEMKMVEDSPEDHLGDLFNEAVFGSHPLGLSIAGTPETVRSFDREKTRKYFVETYNASNLVIAAAGNVDHEALVELVQSAGFSLSSLGAEDKLKLALSTPSLAAPIVIKQNPNLEQAHLIIATPLVSATDERRYAADLLSNIIGGGTSSRLWQKIREERGLAYSVGASAVMYQDVGMFSVFAGTSPDQVEEVVELAVAEMRDFAKNGVINDELDLAKAQTTASILLGLEDSAGRAATLAQSEMVHGRQISLDEALDAINAVTTGDIHALASEHFRTENVMFAALGDLAGLTIGREHLAI, encoded by the coding sequence ATGAAAGAAGAAATACAACAAACACGTCTTGATAACGGCCTGACTATTCTCACCGACCGTATGCCGGGCGTCCGTTCGGCGACGCTTGGGTTCTTTTTTCGCGTCGGTTCGCGGCAGGAACCGTTGGAGCTCAACGGCATCTCGCATTTTATTGAGCACACGGTATTTAAGGGCACAGCGAAGAGAACAGCATTGGACATCGCGATCGAGCAAGACCGTTTGGGCGGGAATCTGGATGCATTCACCTCGCACGAGGAAACGGGCTTTGCGATCAAGGTGATCGACGACCAACTGCCGCGTGCGTTCGACCTGATCGCCGATATGCTCGTAAATCCGCGTTTCGACGAGGCCGATCTCAAGGCCGAACAAAAGGTCATCATCGAGGAGATGAAAATGGTCGAAGATTCGCCCGAAGACCATCTCGGCGACCTTTTCAACGAAGCCGTTTTTGGCTCGCATCCGTTGGGCTTGTCGATCGCGGGGACGCCTGAAACAGTAAGATCTTTTGACCGCGAAAAGACGCGTAAATATTTTGTCGAGACGTATAATGCGTCGAATCTGGTGATCGCCGCCGCGGGGAATGTGGATCATGAGGCGCTCGTCGAGTTGGTTCAGAGTGCAGGCTTCAGCCTGTCTTCTCTGGGTGCTGAGGACAAGCTAAAGCTTGCACTCTCAACTCCTTCGCTCGCGGCGCCGATCGTGATCAAGCAAAACCCAAACCTCGAACAGGCACACCTGATCATCGCGACGCCGCTCGTTTCGGCGACCGACGAACGCCGATATGCGGCCGATCTGCTTTCAAATATCATCGGCGGCGGAACTTCGAGCCGATTGTGGCAGAAGATACGCGAGGAACGCGGCCTTGCATACAGCGTTGGGGCTTCGGCTGTGATGTATCAGGACGTCGGGATGTTTTCGGTCTTTGCCGGAACGTCGCCGGATCAAGTCGAAGAGGTCGTCGAACTCGCCGTCGCCGAGATGCGTGATTTCGCCAAGAACGGCGTGATCAACGACGAACTCGACCTCGCCAAGGCCCAAACGACCGCCTCGATTCTACTCGGCCTCGAAGACTCCGCCGGGCGTGCCGCCACGCTCGCCCAATCCGAAATGGTCCACGGACGCCAGATCTCACTCGACGAAGCCCTCGACGCCATCAACGCCGTCACGACCGGCGACATTCACGCTCTCGCAAGCGAACATTTTCGCACCGAGAATGTGATGTTTGCGGCTCTCGGCGATCTGGCCGGACTTACGATCGGCCGCGAACATTTGGCGATCTGA